A genomic stretch from Falco cherrug isolate bFalChe1 chromosome 3, bFalChe1.pri, whole genome shotgun sequence includes:
- the LOC102048298 gene encoding carboxymethylenebutenolidase homolog, whose translation MADPFLYDTGERSRYGCLGHEVQIEHIKAYVCRPSFFTDKAVIVIHDIFGWQFPDIRYIVDLIAGHGYITICPDFFKGTDPWKTTDHWADFADWMKHHDPTKVDKEADVVLKYLKEQSDAKKIGIVGFSWGGMAVHHLMLKNPQLTAGVSLYGIIRDSEERYNLLNPTFFIFGEKDHTISYDQITLLEEKLKQYCRVAYKIKVYPGQVHGFAQLKPEDMKPADKPYIEEARKDMIDWIKMFI comes from the exons ATGGCTGATCCTTTTCTATATGATACTGGAGAAAGATCTCGATATGGGTGCCTTGGACATGAAGTACAAATTGAGCACATCAAGGCATATGTTTGTAGACCATCTTTTTTCACAGACAAAGCTGTGATTGTGATTCATGATATATTTGGATGGCAGTTCCCAGATATTAGATATATAGTCGATTTGATTGCAGGTCATGGATACAT AACCATCTGCCCAGACTTCTTCAAGGGCACAGATCCCTGGAAAACTACTGATCACTGGGCTGACTTTGCTGACTGGATGAAACATCATGATCCTACGAAAGTAGACAA GGAAGCTGATGTTGTCTTGAAGTATCTAAAGGAACAAAGCGATGCAAAGAAGATTGGTATCGTTGGGTTTTCCTGGGGTGGAATGGCAGTACATCACTTGATGCTGAAAAATCCTCAATTAACCGCTGGGGTGTCCCTCTATG GAATAATTAGGGACTCTGAAGAAAGATACAATTTACTAAATcccacatttttcatttttggtgAGAAAGACCACACTATTTCATATGATCAG ATCACCTTATTGGAGGAGAAGTTGAAACAGTATTGTAGAGTTGCATATAAAATTAAGGTTTATCCTGGACAAGTTCATGGGTTTGCACAGTTGAAACCAGAAGATATGAAACCTGCTGATAAACCTTATATTGAAGAAGCTAGAAAAGATATGATTGATTGGATCAAAATGTTCATTTga
- the LOC102048126 gene encoding carboxymethylenebutenolidase homolog: MGDITESFPESSPPFSEGEADAVLKYLKKQHGAKKLGVIGFCWGGIAVSHLIMTCLELKAGVSLYGLIKNSDDIATFLNPTFFIFAEKDDFIPLHQVTLLEQKLQKQIVKSIMRLKLTLDKLIVLYITEEKTAILKVSLILRKEERM; this comes from the exons ATGGGAGACATAACTGAATCCTTTCCAGAGAGCTCCCCTCCTTTCTCAGAGGG AGAAGCTGATGCTGTGCTTAAATATCTAAAGAAACAGCATGGTGCAAAGAAATTAGGGGTCATTGGTTTTTGCTGGGGTGGTATTGCTGTATCTCACCTGATAATGACATGCCTGGAATTAAAGGCTGGCGTATCTCTCTATG GACTAATCAAGAATTCTGATGATATAGCCACTTTCCTGAACCCTAcgtttttcatttttgctgagAAAGATGACTTCATTCCCCTTCATCAA GTCaccctgctggagcagaagcTACAAAAACAAATTGTGAAGTCAATTATGAGGTTAAAACTTACCCTGGACAAACTCATCGTTCTGTACATCACAGAAGAGAAGACAGCAATCCTCAAGGTAAGCCTTATAttgaggaaggaagaaaggatgtGA